One genomic region from Pseudomonas hormoni encodes:
- a CDS encoding NADPH:quinone oxidoreductase family protein, whose protein sequence is MKAVLCKAFGPAESLVLEEVASPVAKKNEILLDVHAAGVNFPDTLIIEGKYQFKPPFPFSPGGEAAGVVSAVGEKVSHLKVGDRVMALTGWGSFAEQVAVPGYNVLPIPPSMDFNTAAAFSMTYGTSMHALKQRGNLQPGETLLVLGASGGVGLAAVEIGKAMGARVIAAASSAEKLAVAKAAGADELINYSETSLKDEIKRLTDGQGADVIYDPVGGDLFDQAVRAIAWNGRLLVVGFASGRIPEFPVNLALLKGAAVVGVFWGSFAQRQPQDNAANFQQLFGWFAEGKLKPLVSQVYPLSNAAQAINDLGQRKAVGKVVVQVR, encoded by the coding sequence ATGAAAGCCGTGCTGTGCAAAGCCTTCGGCCCTGCCGAATCGCTGGTGCTGGAAGAGGTCGCCAGCCCTGTCGCGAAGAAGAATGAAATCCTGCTGGACGTGCACGCCGCCGGGGTGAATTTCCCGGACACGCTGATCATCGAGGGCAAATACCAGTTCAAGCCGCCCTTCCCGTTTTCCCCGGGTGGCGAAGCGGCCGGCGTGGTCAGTGCAGTGGGCGAGAAAGTCAGCCACCTGAAAGTTGGTGACCGGGTCATGGCGCTGACCGGCTGGGGCAGTTTCGCCGAGCAGGTCGCCGTTCCAGGTTACAACGTGCTGCCGATCCCGCCGTCCATGGACTTCAACACCGCCGCTGCTTTCAGCATGACTTACGGAACCTCGATGCACGCGCTCAAGCAACGGGGAAACCTGCAACCGGGTGAAACCCTGCTGGTGCTTGGTGCGTCCGGCGGTGTCGGCCTGGCTGCCGTGGAAATCGGCAAAGCAATGGGCGCCCGGGTGATCGCCGCCGCCAGCAGCGCAGAAAAACTGGCTGTCGCCAAGGCTGCCGGCGCTGATGAGCTGATCAACTACAGCGAAACCAGCCTCAAGGACGAAATCAAACGCCTGACCGATGGCCAGGGCGCGGACGTGATCTACGACCCGGTCGGCGGCGACCTGTTCGACCAGGCCGTCCGCGCTATCGCCTGGAACGGACGCTTGCTGGTGGTCGGTTTCGCCAGCGGACGCATCCCGGAGTTTCCGGTCAACCTCGCATTGCTCAAGGGCGCGGCGGTGGTCGGCGTGTTCTGGGGCTCGTTTGCCCAGCGCCAGCCTCAGGACAACGCGGCGAATTTCCAGCAGCTGTTTGGCTGGTTTGCCGAGGGCAAATTGAAACCGCTGGTGTCGCAGGTGTACCCGCTGAGCAACGCGGCGCAGGCGATCAATGATCTTGGCCAGCGCAAGGCCGTCGGGAAAGTGGTGGTGCAGGTTCGCTGA
- a CDS encoding flagellar basal body-associated protein FliL: protein MKAWIMLLLALSLPVAAVAEEAKEGAAPKVNYITLSPPFVGNYGLDGTPKLKVYKADVALRVTGDEATQLVKANEPLIRNQLVALFAQQTTEAMNNVEAKEKLRQEALKQTQQIMNDETGKPVVEDLLFNNLIIQ from the coding sequence GTGAAAGCGTGGATCATGTTGTTGCTGGCCCTGTCTCTGCCTGTGGCAGCAGTGGCTGAAGAAGCCAAAGAAGGTGCAGCCCCGAAGGTTAACTACATCACCCTGAGCCCACCGTTCGTGGGTAACTATGGGCTGGACGGCACGCCGAAGCTCAAGGTTTACAAGGCTGATGTGGCACTGCGGGTGACTGGCGATGAGGCGACCCAGCTGGTGAAGGCCAACGAGCCGCTGATTCGTAATCAGTTGGTGGCGCTGTTTGCCCAGCAGACGACCGAGGCGATGAACAACGTCGAGGCCAAGGAAAAGTTGCGGCAGGAAGCGTTGAAGCAGACCCAGCAGATCATGAATGACGAAACCGGCAAGCCGGTGGTTGAAGATTTGTTGTTCAACAACCTCATCATTCAGTAA